In Lacerta agilis isolate rLacAgi1 chromosome 8, rLacAgi1.pri, whole genome shotgun sequence, one genomic interval encodes:
- the LOC117050910 gene encoding protein-arginine deiminase type-1-like, which translates to MVCSGPRSIPKGATSFDVRGTSGLRVYVIYNPNVATASEGTRWLLDSDVEVVVALSGPSSAVNDNKVRVSYYGPTGDTLIANAWLYITCMAISLDADTSRTGKVDGKANNKTKWSWGPQGEGAVLLVNCDRDGPSFGDMDNAYPYVRSHTDLQDLSLLILNTHGPAGVFDTHKLVLQISLFDAAKVRVFHARGDVSFSNYEHVLGVDKLSYTVGRTDGKGQHTFYVEGLAFPDANFKGLVSLNATLLEHSSQNSPATPVFTDTVVFRVAPWIMTPNTLKPLEIFVCSIERGTNPNQTFLEAVKALAQKAGCKLTICPEIENRGDRWIQDEMEFGYVEAPHKSFPVVFDSPRNRGLKKFPFKSILGPDFGYVTREPRYGRVSSLDSFGNLDVSPAVTVKGKEYPLGRILIGSSFPGSGNRKMVKIVRDFLYAQRVQPPIELYSDWLTVGHVDEFLTFVPASNRKGFRLLLASPAACLKLFREKQKEGFGNAALFEGLGRVGRITLDELLADRLLHRDSKYVQSCIDWNRSILKRELGLSERDIVDIPQLFTLEDSTATALFPDMVNMLVLGKHLGIPKPFGPIIHGQCCLEEKVRSLLEPLGLNCTFIDDFFSYHILSGEIHCGTNVLREPFSFHWWNTTP; encoded by the exons atggttTGCTCTGGCCCTAGGTCTATACCCAAAGGTGCCACGTCATTTGATGTCCGTGGAACTTCCGGGCTTCGAGTCTACGTCATCTACAACCCCAATGTTGCCACAGCATCTGAAGGTACAAGGTGGCTTCTCGACTCGGACGTGGAAGTGGTCGTGGCTCTAAGCGGACCCAGCAGCGCCGTCAATGACAACAAG GTTCGGGTTTCATATTACGGACCAACAGGGGACACCCTCATTGCCAATGCTTGGTTGTACATCACTTGTATGG CTATCTCTCTGGACGCTGATACTAGCCGAACTGGTAAGGTGGATGGCAAAGCAAACAACAAG ACAAAATGGTCTTGGGGTCCCCAAGGAGAAGGAGCGGTTTTGCTGGTCAACTGCGACAGGGACGGCCCCAGCTTTGGAGACATGGACAATGCCTATCCGTACGTCCGATCCCACACAG ACCTGCAAGACCTGTCGCTTCTGATCCTGAACACCCATGGCCCTGCCGGCGTCTTTGACACCCACAAGCTGGTCCTTCAAATCTCCCTGTTCGATGCAGCCAAAGTGAGAGTTTTCCATGCTAGAG GCGATGTGTCATTCTCCAACTACGAGCATGTGTTGGGGGTGGACAAGCTCTCTTACACCGTGGGACGCACCGATGGCAAAGGGCAGCACACTTTCTACGTGGAGGGCTTGGCCTTCCCAGATGCCAACTTCAAAGGCCTAGTTTCTTTGAACGCGACACTGCTGGAGCACTCAAGTCAG AATTCGCCAGCCACACCCGTTTTCACAGACACTGTGGTTTTCCGAGTGGCTCCCTGGATAATGACCCCCAACACATTGAAGCCCTTGGAGATATTTGTCTGCAG CATTGAAAGAGGCACCAACCCCAACCAGACATTCCTGGAGGCTGTGAAAGCCCTGGCACAGAAAGCTGGCTGTAAGCTGACCATCTGCCCGGAGATTGAAAATCGGGGCGACCGCTGGATCCAG GATGAGATGGAGTTTGGTTATGTGGAGGCCCCCCACAAGTCCTTCCCCGTCGTCTTTGACTCCCCCAGGAACCGAGGCCTCAAGAAATTCCCTTTCAAAAGCATTTTG GGCCCTGATTTTGGGTACGTGACCCGAGAACCCCGGTACGGACGCGTATCCAGCCTGGATTCATTCGGGAACCTGGACGTCAGTCCCGCTGTGACGGTCAAGGGCAAGGAGTACCCACTGGGCAGGATCCTCATCGGCAGCAGTTTCCCAGG GTCTGGCAACAGGAAAATGGTCAAAATTGTCCGGGATTTCCTCTATGCTCAAAGAGTCCAGCCTCCTATTGAGCTGTATTCCGACTGGCTCACTGTAGGGCATGTGGATGAGTTCCTGACCTTTGTTCCGGCTTCCAACAGGAAG GGTTTCCGGTTGCTCTTAGCCAGTCCCGCTGCTTGCCTGAAGCTGTTCAGAGAGAAGCAAAAAGAAGGTTTCGGAAATGCTGCCCTGTTTGAAG GTCTCGGGAGAGTGGGGCGCATTACTCTGGATGAGCTCCTGGCGGACAGACTTTTGCACCGTGACAGCAAGTATGTGCAG agTTGCATCGACTGGAACCGCAGCATTCTGAAGCGGGAGCTGGGCCTGAGCGAGCGAGATATCGTGGACATCCCTCAGCTGTTCACTCTGGAAGACTCTACAGCGACCGCCTTGTTTCCAGACATG GTGAACATGCTCGTCTTGGGGAAGCACCTGGGCATCCCCAAACCATTTGGCCCCATCATCCATGGACAGTGCTGCCTGGAAGAGAAAGTCCGCTCCTTGCTGGAACCGCTGGGACTGAACTGTACCTTCATCGATGACTTTTTCTCCTACCACATCTTGTCTGGCGAGATCCACTGTGGCACCAATGTCCTCCGGGAACCCTTCTCCTTCCACTGGTGGAACACAACACCCTGA